GGATGACGGTGTCCTTCGCCCTGCCACGAGGTGTGATCACGCGGCGCGCCACGCTCAGCACCAGCAGCGCGACCGAGGCGCCGAGGGCGAGCACCGCGGGGACGAGGATCGCAACGGCGTGCCTGAGACTCTTCATCGCCTCCTGACTCTAGCCTGTTGCCGTGACCGCTCAGCCCGATGCCGGGACCGAATTCGACGCCGCCGTAGCCGAACTGCGTGACACCGCCTTCCGTGCGGACATCACGGTTCGGGAGATCGCCACGCCCCAGGGCCTCGCCCCCTATGCGATCGCGCTCGCCGCGGACGTGCGCCCCGGCCCCGACGGCGAGTCGGTGTACGGCACGGGCCGGTTCGTCTTGCTGCACGATCCCGACGCTCCGACTGCATGGGACGGCACCTGGCGCATCGTGCTCTTCGCCCAGGCGCCTCTGGAACCGGAGATCGGCACGGATCCGCTCCTCGCCGACGTCACGTGGTCGTGGCTGGTCGACGCCCTGGAGTCGCGGAAGGCGGTCTACCACTCGGCATCCGGCACGTCGACGAAGACGCTGTCCAAGGGTTTCGGCGGGCTTGCGGTCGAGGGCGATGGCGCACAGATAGAATTGCGTGCGTCCTGGACACCAGAGGGGCCGCTGCGACCGCACGTCGAGGCGTGGGCCGAACTGGTGGGAATGCTGGCGGGGCTTCCGCCCGGATCCGAGGGCATCGCCGTGATCGGCGCGCGAAAGGCTGCACGTGACTGAATACTCCGTGATCTCGGATGCCGAGGAATTCCTCGCGGCGTGCGCCGCACTGGCTGAAGGGACCGGTCCGGTCGCCGTCGACGTCGAGCGCGCGTCCGGCTTCCGCTACTCGCAGCGGGCGTATCTGGTTCAGGTCTTCCGTCGCGGGGCCGGGGTGTTCCTCTTCGATCCTCCGGCGCTCGGCGACTTCTCCCCCCTTCAGCGCGCGATCGGCGCTGAGCAGTGGGTCTTCCACGCGGCGAGCCAGGACCTCCCGTCGCTGCGCGAGCTCGAGCTCGAGCCGGCGTCGATCTTCGACACCGAACTCGCGTCGAGGCTCCTCGGCCATGAGCGTGTCGGGCTGGCTGCCGTGGTCGAGTCCACCCTTGGCATCACGCTGAAGAAGGAGCACTCGGCCGCGGACTGGTCGACGCGGCCGCTCCCTGCGGCATGGCTCGAGTACGCGGCCCTCGATGTGCTCCATCTCGTGGATGTCAAGGAGGCGCTCGAGGCCGAGCTGGCGGAGCAGGGCAAGACGCAGTTCGCCGCAGAGGAGTTCGCCGCCACGCTCGCGCGGCCCCCGAAGCCTCCGCGGGAGGACCCGTGGCGGCGTCTGAGCGGACTCCACCAGGTGCGCGGCGCCCGCAACCTCGCCGTGGCCAGGGAGCTGTGGCTCGCCAGGGAGGCGTACGCGCAGGAGCAGGACGTGTCCCCCGGCCG
This Microbacterium sp. XT11 DNA region includes the following protein-coding sequences:
- a CDS encoding DUF3000 domain-containing protein, encoding MTAQPDAGTEFDAAVAELRDTAFRADITVREIATPQGLAPYAIALAADVRPGPDGESVYGTGRFVLLHDPDAPTAWDGTWRIVLFAQAPLEPEIGTDPLLADVTWSWLVDALESRKAVYHSASGTSTKTLSKGFGGLAVEGDGAQIELRASWTPEGPLRPHVEAWAELVGMLAGLPPGSEGIAVIGARKAARD
- a CDS encoding ribonuclease D, translating into MTEYSVISDAEEFLAACAALAEGTGPVAVDVERASGFRYSQRAYLVQVFRRGAGVFLFDPPALGDFSPLQRAIGAEQWVFHAASQDLPSLRELELEPASIFDTELASRLLGHERVGLAAVVESTLGITLKKEHSAADWSTRPLPAAWLEYAALDVLHLVDVKEALEAELAEQGKTQFAAEEFAATLARPPKPPREDPWRRLSGLHQVRGARNLAVARELWLAREAYAQEQDVSPGRLVPDRSLVAAVLANPQSKSALAGNKEFQGRASRTQIDRWWQAIVDGRATEELPRERMPSDALPPPRAWADRNPEADARLKAARPVVEAAAQELGMPTENLLTPEYLRRVAWDGPAATAEAVGAALAALGARPWQIAQVAQKIADAFVEAAQSPDASSAARS